A single window of Ammospiza caudacuta isolate bAmmCau1 chromosome Z, bAmmCau1.pri, whole genome shotgun sequence DNA harbors:
- the PHF24 gene encoding PHD finger protein 24 — protein MGVLMSRRQTVERVQKVSLAVSAFKDGLREQPSTRRRAEAGTARQGTLEQEVQEGDEEAVAGPSQPEESSAAKAAWERLRDGRGVEPEEFDRANRFTPPAFIRPKRELHDDEPPDISLEQREQILNDEMCEICEVWTAESLFPCRICHRVYHDGCLRRMGYLQKDSAVEVTETAHTETGWSCYYCDNLNLLLTEEEMYSLMETLKNCKIIPESCLTLDDFLHYKHQVHKQQFERTMPEAQEEQAALQFNALDPDKKGHIEWQDFLSHESIQLLQKIRPQNALLRLLTPKERERARTAFLALDQDNDGFIGEAECRQARHSWFRKHQKEMLSCNVSISHVGPISEGSPASSRNGKSPEKILPATKQEETRSIDWPGFLRENVAYILAARPNSAALHLQPLA, from the exons ATGGGGGTGCTGATGTCCAGGAGGCAGACGGTGGAGAGGGTGCAGAAGGTCAGCTTGGCCGTGTCAGCCTTCAAGGACGGGCTGCGGGAGCAGCCATCGACACGGCGCCGGGCGGAGGCGGGGACCGCACGCCAGGGGAcgctggagcaggaggtgcaAGAGGGAGATGAGGAAGCGGtggcaggaccttcccagccgGAGGAGAGCAGTGCCGCCAAGGCGGCCTGGGAGCGGCTGCGGGATGGCCGCGGCGTGGAGCCAGAGGAGTTCGACCGGGCCAACAGGTTCACGCCACCAGCCTTCATCCGGCCCAAGAGGGAGCTCCACGATGATGAGCCCCCGGAcatcagcctggagcagagggagcag ATCCTGAATGACGAGATGTGTGAGATCTGCGAGGTGTGGACAGCCGAGAGCCTCTTCCCCTGTCGCATCTGCCACCGGGTGTACCACGACGGCTGCCTGCGCCGCATGGGCTACCTGCAGAAGGACAGCGCCGTGGAGGTGACAGAGACCGCGCACACCGAGACCGGCTGGAGCTGCTACTACTGC GACAACCTCAATCTGTTGCTGACAGAGGAAGAGATGTACAGCCTGATGGAGACCCTGAAGAACTGCAAGATCATTCCAG AGAGCTGCCTGACCCTGGATGACTTCCTGCACTACAAACACCAAGTGCACAAGCAGCAGTTTGAGCGGACCATGCCcgaggcacaggaggagcaggcagccctgcagttcAACGCCTTGGACCCTGACAAGAAGGGGCACATTGAGTGGCAGGACTTCCTCTCCCACGAGTccatccagctgctgcagaaaataCGGCCACAG AATGCCCTTCTGCGGCTGCTGACACCCAAGGAGCGGGAGCGGGCACGGACAGCCTTCCTGGCCCTGGACCAGGACAACGACGGCTTCATCGGGGAGGCTGAGTGCCGCCAGGCCCGGCACAGCTGGTTCCGCAAGCACCAGAAGGAGATGCTGTCCTGCAATGTCAG CATCAGCCATGTGGGGCCCATATCAGAGGGCAGCCCCGCCAGCAGCAGGAACGGCAAGAGCCCGGAGAAGATCCTGCCAGCCACAAAGCAGGAGGAGACCAG GAGCATCGACTGGCCCGGATTCCTGCGGGAGAACGTCGCCTACATCCTGGCCGCGCGCCCCAACAGCGCCGccctgcacctgcagcccctcgCCTAG